The following coding sequences are from one Pigmentibacter sp. JX0631 window:
- a CDS encoding DUF262 domain-containing protein — MHSTSLHFQELIKKIKSNHFCIPEFQRPFVWKDFETRRLIDSIARNYPIGSLLILEVGKEKDKQFASRAIEACVLKDDEQDIDDSVESNDDVLPQIENGSYYVLDGQQRLTSIARVFSNGYEKKVYFFDLKKMFEVFFDQNDSFEYDWIYSVNRTKEFSQIRKDDNRSIRADVALEPINCSKYLSEYFEDSVDFIDYTKEQKRNIIGKLSVVFETIRNFSVPFICLKSDTHLETICRVFETINSTGVKLSTFDLAVARYHPKLKIRKMFENSKLEDSNLRNYEVEGESILKVLALCSLREKNRDKIPEVTRSVLLSLNENFILENWDLSIKCFSDAIRMTKSWGIEEAHRSFLIPISATLLSFNKKNINEELFKNWYFYSALIKDNIKSNNYRLGADYKFLCDSVQKLIEGQILSKVFQYKISITATDLVDSTSNSILFKTVIYLLKHDYIKNDFFDDSSILGNVDVDYTLLNIFPNAKKHKFDNRKIDSLANKLIVNIKSYKEYNNSLPEIYLQDYIKKYRDKSRIDKKIKINDLPINVYDSLSFNLLKKENYEKFLLNRANKIIERLKILFNDIWEK; from the coding sequence ATGCATTCAACAAGCTTACATTTTCAGGAATTAATCAAAAAAATCAAATCAAATCATTTTTGTATACCAGAGTTTCAGCGCCCATTTGTCTGGAAAGATTTTGAAACAAGGAGACTAATTGATTCAATTGCCCGTAATTATCCAATAGGATCTTTACTTATTTTAGAAGTAGGCAAAGAAAAAGATAAGCAGTTCGCTTCAAGAGCAATAGAAGCATGTGTTTTAAAAGATGATGAACAAGATATAGATGATTCTGTTGAATCTAACGATGATGTTTTGCCTCAAATTGAGAATGGCTCATATTATGTTTTAGATGGTCAACAGCGATTAACTTCTATAGCTCGGGTATTTTCAAATGGATATGAGAAGAAAGTTTATTTTTTTGATTTAAAAAAAATGTTTGAAGTTTTTTTTGATCAAAATGATAGTTTTGAATATGATTGGATATATTCAGTAAATAGAACAAAAGAGTTCTCTCAAATTCGGAAAGATGATAATCGTTCAATAAGAGCAGATGTTGCCCTAGAGCCAATAAACTGTAGTAAATATCTTTCTGAGTACTTTGAAGATTCAGTTGATTTCATAGACTATACTAAAGAGCAAAAACGCAATATAATAGGTAAACTCTCAGTGGTTTTTGAAACTATACGAAATTTTTCAGTGCCATTTATATGTTTAAAGAGTGATACTCATTTGGAAACAATTTGTAGAGTATTTGAAACCATAAATTCAACAGGTGTGAAACTTTCAACTTTTGATCTTGCAGTAGCAAGATATCATCCAAAATTAAAAATTAGAAAAATGTTTGAAAATTCAAAACTTGAAGATTCAAATTTAAGAAATTATGAAGTTGAAGGTGAAAGTATTTTAAAAGTTCTAGCTCTATGTAGTTTGAGAGAAAAAAATAGAGATAAAATTCCAGAAGTAACAAGATCTGTTTTATTGTCACTAAATGAGAACTTTATTCTAGAAAATTGGGATTTATCAATAAAATGTTTTTCAGATGCAATTAGAATGACTAAAAGCTGGGGTATAGAAGAAGCTCATAGATCGTTTTTAATTCCAATATCTGCAACTTTACTTTCATTTAATAAAAAAAATATTAATGAAGAATTATTTAAAAATTGGTACTTTTATAGTGCATTAATTAAAGATAATATAAAATCAAATAACTACAGATTGGGGGCAGACTATAAATTTTTATGCGACTCTGTACAAAAATTAATTGAAGGCCAAATTCTTAGTAAAGTTTTCCAATATAAAATTTCTATTACTGCTACTGATTTGGTTGATTCTACGTCAAATAGTATTCTATTTAAAACTGTTATATATTTGCTAAAACATGATTATATTAAAAACGATTTTTTTGATGATTCATCTATATTGGGAAATGTTGATGTAGATTATACCTTATTAAATATATTTCCTAATGCTAAAAAACATAAATTTGATAATAGAAAAATAGATTCACTTGCAAATAAATTAATAGTTAATATAAAGAGTTATAAAGAGTATAATAATTCTCTTCCTGAAATATATTTACAAGATTATATAAAAAAGTATAGAGATAAAAGTAGGATTGATAAAAAAATAAAAATAAATGATTTGCCAATTAATGTTTACGATAGTTTGTCATTTAATTTACTAAAAAAAGAAAATTATGAAAAATTTCTTTTAAATAGGGCGAATAAAATAATTGAACGTTTGAAAATTCTTTTTAATGATATTTGGGAAAAATAG